The genomic DNA CCGCCGCCAACGACTCACAGGCCAAGACGGTCGACGAAATCGCTGACCGCATCGACCGCATTGACGAACGAGCAACCGAGATGCAGTCACAGATGTCCGAAGCGGCGGCGCTTGCGACCGACCAGCGCGAAATCAGCGGCCACATGAAAGGCTTCATCAACAACCTCCCCGGGTTCGCCTACCGGGTCGAAAACGACGAGGGGTGGCCGATGCTGTTTGCCTCCGACGGTATCGAGGAGCTAACCGGCCACGACCCGGCGGCGCTGCTTGAGGGGTCCATCTCGCTCGGCAGTGATGTTATCCACCCTGAGGATTCGGATGCTGTCTGGCAGGCAGTACAGGAGTCACTCGATGCGGGCGAGCCTTTCGATATCACCTACCGAGTCCAGACCGTCGAGGGCGACGTACGGGTTGTCCGAGAGCAGGGTCGGGGGGTCTACGGAGACGACGGCGATGTCGTCGCGCTCGAAGGGTATCTGTCCGCTGTTGACGCCCAGACGCAGCGACTCTTCGAGGACGACGCCGAGGGAACTCAAAACGCCTAAGTTACTCGGCGACGCGTCGTCACACATGCGACGCCACGTGCTCGATGGCCGGTCGGAAGCCGACAGCCGCGAGCACACCCAGCGTTTCTTCTCGAAAGGCAAACGTCCGTAGCACGGTCTGCGGCGGGTGTGGCGTCCCCGTCGCAGGTCGGTTTCGGACGCACCGCCTTCGACCACAGCAACCCCACCAGCCATGACACACGACACGTTTACCGGCGTCTTCCCCGCGATGACGACGCCGTTCGACGACGAGGAACGCATCGACCACGAAACACTCCGCGACCACGCCCAGCGGCTCGAAGCCGCCGGTGTCGACGGGCTCGTCCCCGTCGGTACGACCGGCGAGTCGGCGACGATGTCCCACGACGAACACATCGAGGTCGTCGAGACGGTCGTCGATGCCGTCGACGATGTGCCGGTTATCGCCGGCTCCGGTTCGAACAACACCCGCGAGGCGCTGGAACTCTCCGAGCGGGCCGCCGACGCCGGCGCCGACGGACTGCTTCTCATCTCGCCGTACTACAACATCCCCGAGCCGGAGGGGATGGAAACCCACTACCGGACGGTGGCCGACGCGGTCGACCTGCCACAGATTATCTACAACGTCCCCGGACGCACCGGCCGGAACATCGCCGTCGAGACGGCCGTGTCGCTGGCCGAACACGAGAATATCGTCGGCTACAAGGCCGCAAGC from Natronomonas pharaonis DSM 2160 includes the following:
- the dapA gene encoding 4-hydroxy-tetrahydrodipicolinate synthase; translated protein: MTHDTFTGVFPAMTTPFDDEERIDHETLRDHAQRLEAAGVDGLVPVGTTGESATMSHDEHIEVVETVVDAVDDVPVIAGSGSNNTREALELSERAADAGADGLLLISPYYNIPEPEGMETHYRTVADAVDLPQIIYNVPGRTGRNIAVETAVSLAEHENIVGYKAASGDLNRVGEVIERTREENFEVLSGDDALTLPIIAQGGTGCISVSANVEPERTVALVGAALEGDFTRARELQYELGDLFRTLFIETNPIPINEAMDMRDIHSSTMRSPLNPLQPEHREQLREVLADLER